From a single Accipiter gentilis chromosome 10, bAccGen1.1, whole genome shotgun sequence genomic region:
- the LOC126043611 gene encoding mitotic-spindle organizing protein 2-like isoform X1, whose translation MLEAAAAAAAAAGMAAAAAAMAEARLRRKQLLSAEEAELFELAQAAGSGLDPEVFRVLLDLLRMNVAPLAVFQVLKSMCAGQRLPSGPEAGPPAAPAPLPADTREPPEDGRAPAPLLPTSGLRPPRLGGRPPLSRGPPAACLLPRGLPAPPAGRVPRPAAGRGPRAGRLGPRGGSAGPRGARSV comes from the exons ATgttggaggcggcggcggcggcggcggcggcggcggggatggcggcggcggcggcggcgatggcggAGGCGCGGTTGCGGCGGAAGCAGCTGCTGAGCGCGGAGGAGGCGGAGTTGTTCGAGCTGGCGCAGGCGGCGGGCAGCGGGCTGGACCCGGAGGTGTTCCG ggtgCTGCTGGACCTGCTGCGCATGAACGTGGCGCCGCTCGCCGTCTTCCAGGTGCTCAAGTCCATGTGCGCCGGGCAGCGGCTGCCGTCGGGACCCGAGGCCGGACCCCCGGCCGCGccggcgccgctccccgccgACACCCGAG AGCCCCCCGAGGACGGCCgggcccccgccccgctcctccccacCTCCGGCCTGCGGCCGCCGCGGCTGGGGGGCCGCCCGCCGCTCTCCCGAGGCCCCCCCGCGGCCTGCCTGCTGCCCCGCGGCCTCCCCGCGCCTCCCGCTGGCCGCGTCCCtcgccccgccgcggggagggggccgcgggccgggcggctggGCCCGAGggggggctcggccgggccccGGGGGGCCCGCTCGGTGTGA